In one Corallococcus sp. EGB genomic region, the following are encoded:
- a CDS encoding radical SAM protein: MAPLPEPKPRVLLIQCGPDRRHVDRETEDFDPERGLVKRATMTPLACATLAALTPDRFTVDIWDEELHGQLRADTELPDYDIVGVSVMYSALTYQARFLGGHFRDRGATVVAGGPAVSAAPEDYRGFFDALFVNEAERTWPRFLADWLSGEYAPEYRQLDKPSLSESPLPRWDAVAVDLPRYAWGSVQTTRGCPFDCSFCDVIYLYGRKQRHKPVERVLDEVRAHAALGAEGVFFADDEFIGDAAYAKQVLAGLVPLNRALPRPLRFFTQVTMNLSRDAALLEGMADANFYTVVLGIESFDPAALKEAQKHQNVRADLVGDLLRIQAHGIGPRGSFIVGFDHDTPAVFDSLHANIQRTHLPWVVVAPLQAPRGTKLWTRLRAEGRLATPRKAHAKDRGAIVLNVMPLGMTRPQLLEGFRDLVERLSSWDAACERIRGFISGIQRPPQVREVPWPEAVTDRFLREATAAWALTPPERQALGDTLAQVRRTAPAMVPRAVFFLARNQNERRRHERLFTDFDAVLAAERQGDLVPDSQPVYVPPGFAAAMRDVFPDLFVRLSRDLPDRRDVPEASRDVLVDFVARWGEGFQVLQPQHHEFLRELCDREVAARGGRPGTLEASEEQALRTQARRTGLLEALLKDVRDELASWGP, translated from the coding sequence CGCCGGACCGCTTCACGGTGGACATCTGGGACGAGGAGCTGCACGGACAGCTGCGCGCGGACACCGAGCTGCCGGACTACGACATCGTCGGCGTGTCGGTCATGTACTCCGCGCTCACGTACCAGGCGCGCTTCCTGGGCGGCCATTTCCGGGACCGGGGCGCCACCGTGGTCGCGGGGGGCCCCGCCGTCTCCGCCGCGCCGGAGGACTACCGGGGCTTCTTCGACGCCCTCTTCGTCAACGAGGCCGAGCGCACCTGGCCGCGCTTCCTCGCGGACTGGCTGAGCGGTGAGTACGCGCCCGAGTACCGGCAGCTGGACAAGCCGTCGTTGAGCGAAAGCCCCCTGCCCCGCTGGGACGCCGTCGCGGTGGACCTCCCGCGCTACGCGTGGGGCTCCGTGCAGACGACGCGCGGCTGTCCCTTCGACTGCTCCTTCTGCGACGTCATCTACCTGTACGGCCGCAAGCAGCGGCACAAGCCGGTGGAGCGCGTCCTGGACGAGGTGCGCGCCCACGCGGCGCTCGGGGCGGAGGGCGTCTTCTTCGCGGACGACGAGTTCATCGGGGACGCGGCGTACGCGAAGCAGGTGCTCGCGGGGCTGGTGCCCCTCAACCGCGCCCTGCCCCGCCCGCTGCGCTTCTTCACCCAGGTGACGATGAACCTGAGCCGCGACGCCGCGCTCCTGGAAGGCATGGCGGACGCGAACTTCTACACCGTCGTCCTGGGCATCGAGTCCTTCGACCCCGCCGCGCTCAAGGAGGCGCAGAAGCACCAGAACGTGCGCGCGGACCTGGTGGGAGACCTGCTGCGCATCCAGGCTCACGGCATCGGGCCCCGGGGCAGCTTCATCGTCGGGTTCGACCACGACACGCCCGCGGTGTTCGACTCGCTGCACGCGAACATCCAGCGCACGCACCTGCCCTGGGTGGTGGTCGCGCCCCTCCAGGCCCCCCGTGGCACGAAGCTGTGGACGCGGCTGCGCGCGGAGGGCCGGCTCGCCACGCCCCGCAAGGCGCACGCGAAGGACCGGGGCGCCATCGTGCTCAACGTGATGCCCCTGGGCATGACGCGGCCCCAGCTGCTCGAAGGCTTCCGGGACCTGGTGGAGCGGCTGTCCTCCTGGGACGCCGCCTGCGAGCGCATCCGCGGCTTCATCTCCGGCATCCAGCGCCCGCCCCAGGTGCGGGAAGTCCCCTGGCCGGAGGCCGTCACCGACCGCTTCCTGCGCGAAGCCACCGCCGCCTGGGCCCTGACTCCACCGGAGCGCCAGGCCCTGGGAGACACGCTCGCGCAGGTGCGCCGCACCGCCCCGGCGATGGTGCCGCGCGCGGTGTTCTTCCTCGCGCGCAACCAGAACGAGCGCCGCCGGCACGAGCGCCTCTTCACGGACTTCGACGCGGTGCTCGCCGCCGAGCGACAGGGCGACCTCGTCCCGGACTCGCAGCCCGTCTACGTCCCTCCCGGCTTCGCCGCGGCGATGCGCGACGTGTTCCCGGACCTCTTCGTGCGCCTGAGCCGCGACCTGCCGGACCGCCGCGACGTGCCGGAGGCCTCGCGCGACGTGCTGGTGGACTTCGTCGCGCGCTGGGGTGAAGGCTTCCAGGTGCTCCAGCCGCAGCACCATGAATTCCTGCGCGAGCTGTGCGACCGCGAGGTGGCGGCGCGGGGCGGACGGCCGGGCACGCTGGAGGCCTCGGAGGAGCAGGCCCTGCGCACGCAGGCGCGCCGCACCGGCCTCCTGGAAGCGCTGCTCAAGGACGTGCGCGATGAACTGGCGAGCTGGGGACCCTGA
- a CDS encoding amidohydrolase family protein, which translates to MRDGLRIFDADRHVLEPLSLWAEQLEPRLRRHAPRPGRLPDETLEERLERLGPQGLLPVLPLPEVDGKPLWNHMPEKAWVEFSARSYAQLGRNELLQRPDVYLAQMDRDGVDMAALFPTHALLLEGFSPLKPHVATAFASVYNTWLHGFCAHAPERLRGVGLISRHEPEAMVAEVRRVAGFGWRAVMVRPNPIGGRLLSDAAYEPFWSECERRSLAVVLHGSGHVYVPSAGADRFDTRFANHVCAHPMELMMGLLALLQGGVLERHPALRIGAMEAGCGWLPYWAWRLDEEYRAVGAEVSATIRQLPSSYLRQHCFVSVEPDEPYLADVVRHLPEDRLVFGSDFPHLDHGEDVLGSLLSLRDAMTESRLRKVLWENPTRFYGVEP; encoded by the coding sequence ATGCGCGACGGCCTTCGCATCTTCGACGCGGACCGGCATGTCCTGGAGCCGCTGAGCCTCTGGGCGGAGCAGTTGGAGCCCCGCCTGCGCCGCCACGCGCCCCGCCCGGGCCGCCTCCCCGACGAAACGCTGGAGGAGCGCCTGGAGCGGCTGGGCCCCCAGGGCCTCCTGCCCGTGTTGCCGCTGCCCGAGGTGGACGGCAAGCCGCTGTGGAACCACATGCCGGAGAAGGCGTGGGTGGAGTTCTCCGCGCGCTCCTACGCGCAGCTGGGGCGCAATGAACTGTTGCAGCGGCCAGACGTGTACCTGGCCCAGATGGATCGCGACGGCGTGGACATGGCGGCCCTCTTCCCCACCCATGCGCTGCTCCTGGAGGGCTTCTCCCCCCTGAAGCCCCACGTCGCCACCGCGTTCGCGTCCGTCTACAACACCTGGCTGCACGGCTTCTGCGCGCACGCCCCGGAGCGCCTGCGCGGCGTGGGGCTCATCAGCCGGCACGAACCGGAGGCCATGGTCGCGGAGGTCCGCCGCGTCGCGGGCTTCGGCTGGCGCGCCGTGATGGTGCGCCCCAACCCCATCGGCGGCCGGCTCCTGTCCGACGCCGCGTACGAGCCCTTCTGGTCCGAGTGCGAGAGACGCTCACTCGCGGTGGTGCTCCACGGCAGCGGCCACGTCTACGTGCCGTCCGCGGGCGCGGACCGCTTCGACACCCGCTTCGCCAACCACGTCTGCGCCCACCCCATGGAGCTGATGATGGGGCTGCTCGCGCTGCTCCAGGGGGGCGTGCTGGAGCGGCACCCCGCGCTGCGCATTGGCGCCATGGAGGCCGGGTGCGGCTGGCTGCCATACTGGGCGTGGCGGCTGGACGAGGAATATCGCGCTGTGGGTGCAGAGGTCTCCGCCACCATCCGACAGCTCCCTTCCTCCTACTTGCGCCAGCACTGCTTCGTTTCCGTGGAGCCGGACGAACCGTACCTGGCTGACGTGGTGCGCCACCTCCCGGAGGACCGCCTCGTCTTCGGCAGCGACTTCCCGCACCTGGACCACGGCGAGGATGTGCTGGGGTCCCTGCTGTCCTTGCGTGACGCGATGACCGAAAGTCGTCTACGAAAGGTTCTCTGGGAAAACCCGACTCGGTTCTACGGTGTGGAACCGTGA
- a CDS encoding SagB family peptide dehydrogenase, with protein sequence MRLSLAEGVALRCPDAEDARVEGPGRSLRLGPLAPGVRAVFESLADGGIHESEVPAAAGRDTTLAWYWLDLAGDGGLLSWTVEERGNLLLTLTPASASFLRHRATFDAAQPLQLSRFAHTRMAEGRAVLDCPTVHATAALHDRRVVSLLFDMARPTLLARLNQFNTGIESFTLRELVRLLAETGILVPNGLDVPASEETQTALKQWEPHDLLFHLRSRGWGHQTRAGATYRFRGELPNPPALKPSIIQEAVELYRPDMEALRAEDRSFTEVLEARRSLRGRGASPLTLRQLGELLYRAARVRDVRTTQDGEITDRPYPGAGAVYALELYPLVGECQGLAPGAYHYDPLGHRLEKLSGPTPEFHALMDEARAPAEPFERPEVLMVVAARVPRLAWKYETLAYSLVLQDTGALVQTLYLVSTALGLRPYALGRSDPDFFQRVAGVDGFGEASVGAFAVSGGDAPARDR encoded by the coding sequence ATGAGATTGTCGCTCGCCGAAGGTGTGGCGCTGCGTTGCCCCGACGCGGAGGACGCACGCGTGGAGGGCCCTGGCCGCTCGCTGCGGTTGGGGCCGCTGGCGCCCGGCGTGCGCGCCGTCTTCGAGTCGCTGGCGGATGGAGGCATCCACGAGTCGGAGGTGCCCGCCGCCGCGGGCCGGGACACGACGCTCGCGTGGTACTGGCTGGACCTGGCCGGCGACGGGGGCCTGCTGTCGTGGACGGTGGAGGAGCGGGGCAACCTGCTGTTGACGCTGACGCCCGCGTCCGCGTCCTTCCTGCGCCACCGCGCCACGTTCGACGCCGCCCAGCCGCTGCAGCTGTCCCGCTTCGCGCACACGCGCATGGCCGAGGGCCGCGCCGTGCTGGACTGCCCCACGGTGCACGCCACCGCCGCGCTGCATGACCGGCGCGTGGTGTCGCTGCTCTTCGACATGGCCCGGCCCACGCTGCTGGCGCGGCTCAACCAGTTCAACACCGGCATCGAGTCCTTCACCCTGCGCGAGCTGGTGCGCCTGTTGGCGGAGACGGGCATCCTGGTCCCCAACGGCCTGGACGTGCCGGCGTCGGAAGAGACGCAGACGGCGCTCAAGCAGTGGGAGCCGCACGACCTGCTCTTCCACCTGCGCTCACGCGGCTGGGGCCACCAGACGCGCGCGGGGGCCACCTACCGCTTCCGGGGCGAGCTGCCCAACCCTCCCGCCCTCAAGCCCTCCATCATCCAGGAGGCGGTGGAGCTGTACCGCCCGGACATGGAGGCGCTGCGCGCCGAAGACCGCTCCTTCACGGAGGTGCTGGAGGCACGCCGCAGCCTGCGGGGCCGTGGCGCCAGTCCGCTCACCCTGCGGCAATTGGGAGAGCTGCTCTACCGGGCCGCGCGCGTGCGCGACGTGCGGACCACCCAGGACGGTGAAATCACGGACCGGCCCTACCCGGGCGCGGGCGCGGTGTACGCGCTGGAGCTGTACCCGCTGGTGGGCGAGTGCCAGGGCCTGGCCCCCGGCGCCTACCACTACGACCCGCTGGGCCACCGGCTGGAGAAGCTGAGCGGCCCCACGCCGGAGTTCCACGCGCTGATGGATGAAGCCCGCGCGCCGGCGGAGCCCTTCGAGCGGCCGGAGGTGCTGATGGTGGTGGCCGCGCGCGTGCCCCGGCTCGCGTGGAAGTACGAGACGCTGGCGTACTCGCTGGTGCTGCAGGACACGGGAGCGCTGGTGCAGACGCTCTACCTGGTGTCCACCGCGCTGGGCCTGCGGCCCTACGCGCTGGGCCGGAGCGATCCGGACTTCTTCCAGCGCGTGGCGGGCGTGGACGGCTTCGGTGAGGCCTCCGTGGGCGCCTTCGCGGTGTCGGGGGGAGACGCTCCCGCCCGGGATCGCTGA
- a CDS encoding BMA_0021/BMA_0022 family TOMM bacteriocin translates to MSKKKPESKAAPARARPVARKPTRSTGGQASVNDWQAVWMRAVALAWKEPEFEAALQKNPREALKKRFDFDLPASIHLKVVPTTEKDAAADGTWKVNSAEVELHLPKKPADVADHAVALSSLTDTYGRSHCCGSPCC, encoded by the coding sequence ATGAGCAAGAAGAAGCCGGAGTCGAAGGCCGCGCCCGCTCGGGCCCGTCCGGTGGCGCGCAAGCCCACGCGGAGCACGGGGGGCCAGGCCTCGGTGAATGACTGGCAGGCCGTGTGGATGCGCGCCGTCGCGCTCGCGTGGAAGGAGCCCGAGTTCGAGGCGGCGCTGCAGAAGAACCCGCGCGAGGCCCTCAAGAAGCGCTTCGACTTCGACCTGCCGGCCAGCATCCACCTGAAGGTCGTCCCCACCACGGAGAAGGACGCCGCGGCGGACGGCACCTGGAAGGTGAACAGCGCGGAGGTGGAGCTGCACCTGCCCAAGAAGCCGGCGGACGTGGCGGACCACGCCGTGGCGCTCTCCAGCCTCACCGACACCTACGGCCGCTCGCACTGCTGCGGCAGCCCCTGCTGCTGA